The following are encoded in a window of uncultured Ilyobacter sp. genomic DNA:
- a CDS encoding transposase, which produces MTRRRYSMEEKERILEEVKLAKNRRAVAAKYNLAESTIRGWEKKLSQKESGQHKDLSKINKTLEAENKALKEISAEKDLEIKILKDMLKKM; this is translated from the coding sequence ATGACTAGAAGAAGATACTCTATGGAAGAAAAAGAAAGAATATTAGAAGAAGTTAAACTAGCTAAGAATAGAAGAGCTGTGGCAGCTAAGTACAATCTGGCTGAAAGTACCATCAGAGGGTGGGAAAAAAAGCTTTCTCAGAAAGAATCGGGTCAACATAAGGATTTAAGTAAAATTAATAAAACCCTTGAAGCTGAAAATAAGGCACTGAAGGAAATTTCTGCTGAAAAGGATCTTGAAATCAAGATTTTGAAGGATATGTTAAAAAAGATGTAA
- a CDS encoding IS3 family transposase — MRIVGLPKSTYYYYKDKQKEYKIVKPKRAGAKSKGYTFNFKNEKVSDDKIKEFLKSYDETRECAYGYRKRAHAVKRDWGIILNHKKSYRLCKELKLLRKYLPQPKEKKVLATNKKVQSSNKLWEIDVKYGYIHGIGRVFYVCEIIDVFDRSIIDYHIGFSCTAEDVCNSLIRAVNRRLEIIPEELYIRSDNGSQFTSKLFSETCRALGINHERIPNATPNKNAHIESFHSILEREVFGYKYFESFKEAYEEMQEFIEFYNTKRIHGSLKYMTPQEFYEKYKGKESEEFKVAA; from the coding sequence CTGAGGATAGTGGGGTTACCTAAGTCTACTTACTACTATTACAAAGATAAACAGAAAGAATATAAAATAGTAAAACCTAAAAGAGCAGGCGCAAAGTCTAAAGGATATACCTTTAATTTTAAAAATGAAAAAGTTTCAGATGATAAGATAAAAGAATTTTTAAAAAGTTATGATGAAACCAGAGAATGTGCATATGGATATAGAAAAAGAGCTCATGCAGTTAAAAGAGATTGGGGAATAATTCTTAATCATAAGAAGTCTTATCGGTTATGTAAAGAATTAAAGCTTCTTCGAAAATATCTACCTCAACCAAAAGAAAAAAAGGTTTTAGCTACAAATAAAAAGGTACAATCATCAAATAAATTATGGGAAATAGATGTGAAATATGGATATATCCATGGAATCGGAAGGGTATTTTATGTTTGTGAAATTATCGATGTTTTTGATAGAAGTATAATTGATTATCATATCGGATTCTCTTGTACTGCAGAAGATGTTTGCAACTCTTTAATTAGAGCTGTGAACAGGAGGTTAGAAATCATACCTGAGGAGCTCTATATTAGAAGTGACAACGGGTCTCAATTTACCAGCAAATTGTTTTCAGAAACTTGCAGAGCTCTAGGAATAAATCATGAGAGAATCCCCAATGCTACCCCTAATAAGAATGCTCATATAGAGTCATTTCATAGTATTTTAGAGCGGGAAGTCTTTGGTTACAAGTATTTTGAAAGTTTTAAAGAAGCCTATGAAGAGATGCAGGAATTTATAGAGTTCTATAATACAAAAAGAATTCATGGAAGTCTGAAATATATGACTCCTCAGGAATTCTATGAGAAATACAAAGGAAAAGAATCAGAGGAATTTAAAGTAGCAGCTTAA